In a genomic window of Lacrimispora sp. BS-2:
- a CDS encoding MCP four helix bundle domain-containing protein: MKLKSIKNINIKTKLLLLGGISIMGLIFMGMESVITARQINEASTEISQCWVPAIIIAEELNTRTSDYRIKEYNHVITTDKKDMDRLEEEMIRIREDIARGFKDYELYISSESDRKLMEAAEGEWNKYLEYSDRLLVISRQNQTQEAFDMIIGDSRQLFDDASSRLLKVADFNRKGSEAASIHGDNLYGRLAKIKIITICLISGIISLLVLYIIMAIDKPVKALVEGTRKVANGDLEVHLPYRSEDEIGILTNSVNQLIERLKHIIDDEKYLFREIGSENFEVKSTCEHAYRGDFAPILYSITGLMSRLDAAKKRKERGGSAGTAENEKEELAQRAVCREITKHGRREMDASDKKG, encoded by the coding sequence ATGAAGCTGAAATCTATCAAAAATATTAATATTAAAACAAAGCTCCTGCTTTTAGGCGGGATCAGCATTATGGGACTGATTTTTATGGGAATGGAGTCGGTGATAACAGCCAGGCAGATCAATGAAGCAAGTACGGAAATTTCCCAGTGCTGGGTACCGGCCATCATCATTGCCGAAGAACTGAATACCAGGACATCAGACTACCGTATTAAGGAATATAACCACGTCATTACCACCGATAAGAAGGATATGGACCGTCTGGAGGAAGAAATGATCCGGATCCGGGAAGATATTGCCCGCGGCTTTAAAGATTATGAACTTTACATTTCCAGTGAATCGGACCGGAAGCTGATGGAGGCGGCGGAAGGAGAGTGGAATAAGTATTTAGAGTACAGTGACCGCCTGTTGGTCATCAGCCGTCAAAACCAGACCCAGGAAGCGTTTGATATGATCATAGGGGATTCCAGGCAGCTATTTGATGATGCCAGCAGCAGGCTTTTAAAGGTAGCCGATTTTAACCGCAAAGGATCTGAAGCGGCCAGCATTCACGGGGATAATCTTTATGGACGGCTTGCAAAGATAAAAATCATAACCATCTGCCTGATCAGCGGGATCATTTCCCTTCTGGTGCTTTATATTATTATGGCCATTGACAAGCCTGTGAAGGCCCTTGTGGAAGGAACCAGGAAAGTTGCCAACGGAGATTTGGAGGTACACCTTCCCTACCGTTCTGAAGACGAGATCGGGATTTTGACCAATTCCGTCAACCAGCTGATTGAGCGGCTTAAGCACATCATTGATGATGAGAAATACCTGTTCCGGGAGATCGGAAGTGAGAATTTCGAGGTAAAATCTACTTGTGAGCATGCATACCGAGGTGATTTTGCCCCGATCCTCTATTCCATTACCGGCTTAATGAGCCGGCTTGATGCGGCGAAAAAACGAAAGGAAAGAGGCGGATCAGCCGGGACAGCAGAAAATGAAAAGGAAGAACTGGCTCAAAGAGCCGTTTGCAGGGAGATAACGAAACATGGCAGAAGAGAAATGGATGCTTCAGACAAAAAGGGCTGA
- a CDS encoding YjjG family noncanonical pyrimidine nucleotidase: MYRIFLLDIDNTLLDFDAAEKQGFKKMIQSYDLEYNDEMLSQYKKMNRHLWDLLEQGKIGRDELLNTRFREFFRLYDMEISGEEAEGRYRGHLGNNSDLIPGAKETLIRLKEMGKQLYTASNGVYSTQIQRLKNAGIFHLFDGMFISEKVGYEKPALQFFQHCFKNIQDLEKDKTIMVGDSLSSDIQGAVGAGIDSCLFCPSLKPLPTGATHTIGDISELLKL; the protein is encoded by the coding sequence ATGTACCGGATTTTTTTACTGGATATTGACAATACTCTGCTGGATTTTGACGCTGCCGAAAAGCAGGGCTTTAAAAAGATGATCCAATCCTATGATTTGGAATATAATGATGAAATGCTGTCCCAATATAAAAAGATGAACCGCCATTTATGGGACTTATTAGAACAGGGAAAGATAGGAAGAGATGAATTGCTTAATACCCGCTTCCGTGAATTCTTCCGCCTTTATGATATGGAAATAAGCGGAGAAGAAGCGGAAGGGCGTTACCGCGGACATCTTGGAAATAACTCCGATTTAATCCCCGGCGCCAAGGAAACCCTGATCAGGCTGAAAGAAATGGGAAAGCAGTTATACACCGCGTCAAACGGCGTTTATTCCACCCAGATCCAGCGTCTTAAAAACGCCGGTATCTTCCATCTTTTCGACGGAATGTTTATATCGGAAAAAGTGGGGTATGAAAAGCCAGCCCTCCAATTTTTCCAGCACTGTTTTAAAAATATCCAGGACCTGGAAAAGGACAAGACCATCATGGTGGGAGACAGCTTGTCTTCCGACATTCAGGGTGCAGTAGGTGCAGGCATTGATTCCTGTCTTTTCTGCCCCTCCCTTAAGCCCCTGCCCACCGGTGCGACCCACACCATTGGTGATATTTCCGAATTGTTAAAGCTTTAA
- a CDS encoding SprT family zinc-dependent metalloprotease: protein MGIRYMESETPDSRRETGVISFDDGSSYSYKIIKSDRRTMALQVTKKGEVFVRLPGCLPFRAGHELVQKNKDWVFMQVEKIQRAIEQKNAFHWEEGALVLLYGNSRILHVEPDNKKKAICIQDTKESLVVSGPMASHEEKEQEAAVKEAVKLWYRREARRYLEEKAARWSAVMEVDYGKIAIRDQATRWGSCSARGNLNFNWRLVLLPEELADYVVVHELAHRIQMNHSHAFWAVVERVLPDYRLRRRELKRYEAEIYQKY, encoded by the coding sequence TTGGGAATCAGATATATGGAATCAGAAACTCCTGACAGCAGAAGGGAAACAGGCGTGATTTCCTTTGATGATGGAAGCTCATATTCCTATAAAATCATAAAATCAGACAGGCGGACCATGGCCCTGCAGGTGACGAAAAAGGGAGAGGTTTTCGTAAGGCTTCCAGGATGCCTTCCCTTTAGGGCTGGACATGAGCTGGTGCAGAAGAATAAAGACTGGGTTTTTATGCAGGTGGAAAAGATCCAAAGAGCGATAGAGCAAAAGAATGCTTTTCATTGGGAGGAAGGTGCTTTGGTGCTTCTTTACGGAAACAGCCGCATCCTTCATGTGGAGCCTGATAATAAGAAGAAGGCTATTTGTATACAGGATACAAAGGAGAGTCTGGTGGTTTCCGGGCCAATGGCATCCCATGAGGAGAAAGAGCAGGAAGCAGCCGTGAAAGAGGCGGTGAAGCTTTGGTACAGACGGGAAGCCAGAAGGTATCTGGAGGAAAAGGCGGCCAGGTGGTCTGCTGTTATGGAGGTGGACTACGGGAAAATTGCAATACGGGATCAGGCGACCCGGTGGGGAAGCTGCAGCGCCAGAGGGAATTTGAATTTTAACTGGAGGCTTGTGCTCCTTCCTGAAGAGCTGGCTGATTATGTGGTGGTGCACGAACTGGCACACCGCATTCAAATGAACCATTCCCATGCATTTTGGGCAGTTGTGGAAAGGGTATTACCGGATTACCGGTTAAGGAGGAGGGAATTAAAGCGCTATGAAGCTGAAATCTATCAAAAATATTAA
- a CDS encoding DUF1540 domain-containing protein — protein MLVNGKNECIQCSIDNCTYHAKSEDYCTLEKIKVGTHEQNPTRKECTDCESFKNQV, from the coding sequence ATGCTAGTAAACGGAAAAAACGAATGTATCCAATGCTCCATCGATAACTGCACTTACCATGCAAAAAGCGAAGATTATTGCACTCTGGAGAAAATTAAAGTAGGAACTCATGAACAGAATCCTACCAGGAAAGAGTGTACTGACTGCGAATCTTTCAAGAACCAGGTATAA
- a CDS encoding response regulator, protein MLRVMIAEDEDIIRKGLIYTMDWIGMDCVVVAEAANGQEGLLKILEHKPDVVIADICMPFMDGIEMIKEASKSVKFKSILLTSYAEFEYARRAISAGVSEYLLKPVDEEKLSVLMKRLGEEIASSRQVEYVMEQAESDAGVMNLEYYMQLDLSENKYVSRAIGEIRSGYGDKLSVESISDKLGVSASYLSRKFKEVTGQTFLDFLNKYRISQAIALLNTGQYRIGEVSDATGFTDYKHFCAVFKKYTLKSPSKFMKGM, encoded by the coding sequence TACCATGGACTGGATCGGAATGGACTGTGTGGTGGTGGCTGAGGCTGCCAATGGACAGGAGGGGCTTTTAAAGATACTGGAGCATAAGCCGGATGTGGTCATTGCAGATATCTGTATGCCGTTTATGGATGGGATCGAGATGATAAAGGAAGCCTCAAAGAGCGTAAAGTTTAAAAGCATTCTTCTGACAAGCTATGCGGAATTTGAATATGCAAGAAGGGCCATATCTGCCGGGGTCAGCGAATATCTTCTAAAGCCGGTGGATGAAGAGAAGCTTTCGGTTCTTATGAAAAGGCTGGGAGAAGAAATCGCAAGCAGCCGTCAGGTGGAATATGTGATGGAACAGGCGGAATCAGACGCCGGTGTCATGAACCTGGAATATTATATGCAGCTGGACCTTTCAGAAAACAAGTATGTTTCCAGGGCGATCGGGGAAATCAGGTCAGGATATGGGGATAAGCTGAGCGTGGAATCCATATCGGATAAGCTGGGAGTCAGCGCCAGCTATTTAAGCCGGAAATTTAAAGAGGTGACAGGGCAGACCTTTCTGGATTTTTTAAACAAGTACCGGATATCCCAGGCCATTGCTCTCTTAAATACCGGGCAATACCGGATCGGTGAGGTTTCCGATGCAACCGGGTTTACGGATTACAAGCATTTTTGTGCGGTATTTAAAAAGTATACCTTGAAATCACCTTCAAAGTTTATGAAAGGGATGTAA
- the recJ gene encoding single-stranded-DNA-specific exonuclease RecJ, whose product MAEEKWMLQTKRADFEEMARCYHISPVTARIIRNRDVMGHEAVEKYLNGGLEDLYSPHLLKDMDRTVAILKEKTEQLKPVRIVGDYDIDGVCSTYLLFQALSQVGAVVDYEIPDRLKDGYGINESIIRAAAEDGIDTILTCDNGIAAVEQIRLAKELGLTVLITDHHDIRKDDGGEILPPADAVVNPKQEACQYPYPDICGGMVAYKLVQALYEAFHVPMEKWLEMVEFAAIATVGDVMKLQDENRIIVKEGLKRIGQTKSLGLLKLIERNDLDKDQITAYQIGFVIGPCLNAGGRLQTAKLALSLLLCRKEEEADQMALELKALNDQRKVMTKEGTSEAVEQVEALYGEDKVLVVYLPDCHESLAGIIAGRLREYFQKPAFVLTDGEECVKGSGRSIDTYHMFDALVGVKDLLLKFGGHPMAAGLSLLKENVDEFRKCLNEQARLTEEDFIRKVWIDVPMPLEYINEPLIEELELLEPFGQGNEKPLFAQKGLYIRSVRVLGKNRNAVKFSLATEQGIPMDAMLFADGDSFLEELGDRRALDVIYYPSVNEYNGNKTLQIVIKNYKIPKSV is encoded by the coding sequence ATGGCAGAAGAGAAATGGATGCTTCAGACAAAAAGGGCTGATTTTGAGGAGATGGCCAGATGCTATCACATTTCACCGGTGACTGCAAGAATCATAAGAAACCGGGATGTGATGGGTCATGAAGCAGTGGAAAAGTACTTGAACGGGGGATTAGAGGATCTGTATAGCCCCCACCTTCTTAAGGATATGGACCGGACTGTGGCAATCCTTAAAGAAAAGACAGAGCAGTTAAAGCCTGTAAGGATTGTGGGGGATTATGACATTGACGGAGTCTGCTCCACCTATCTTTTGTTCCAGGCCCTGTCCCAGGTAGGAGCTGTGGTGGACTATGAGATCCCGGACCGGCTAAAGGATGGATATGGGATCAATGAATCCATTATCCGGGCTGCGGCGGAGGATGGCATTGATACCATACTCACCTGCGACAATGGAATCGCAGCAGTAGAGCAGATCAGGCTTGCAAAGGAGCTGGGACTTACGGTTCTTATCACAGACCATCATGATATCAGGAAGGACGACGGCGGTGAGATTCTGCCTCCCGCAGATGCGGTGGTAAACCCAAAGCAGGAGGCATGCCAATATCCTTATCCTGATATCTGCGGGGGAATGGTGGCCTATAAGCTGGTTCAGGCTCTTTATGAGGCATTTCATGTGCCCATGGAGAAATGGCTTGAGATGGTGGAGTTCGCTGCCATTGCAACAGTGGGCGATGTGATGAAGCTTCAGGATGAGAACCGGATCATCGTAAAGGAAGGGCTGAAACGGATCGGGCAGACAAAGAGCCTGGGGCTGTTAAAGCTTATTGAGAGAAACGATCTGGATAAGGATCAGATAACCGCCTACCAGATCGGGTTTGTGATCGGTCCCTGTTTAAATGCGGGAGGCCGCTTGCAGACAGCCAAGCTGGCCTTATCCCTGCTTCTTTGCAGGAAGGAAGAGGAAGCAGATCAAATGGCACTGGAATTAAAGGCGTTAAATGACCAGCGAAAGGTCATGACAAAGGAAGGAACCAGTGAGGCAGTGGAACAGGTGGAAGCCCTTTATGGGGAAGATAAGGTTCTGGTGGTGTATCTGCCGGATTGCCATGAATCCCTGGCAGGGATCATTGCAGGACGGCTTCGGGAATACTTCCAGAAGCCGGCGTTTGTTCTTACGGATGGGGAGGAGTGCGTCAAAGGCTCTGGCCGCTCCATTGATACCTACCATATGTTTGACGCCCTGGTAGGGGTGAAAGATCTGCTGCTGAAATTCGGCGGACATCCCATGGCAGCCGGTTTATCCCTTCTTAAAGAGAATGTGGATGAATTCAGGAAATGTTTAAATGAACAGGCAAGGCTGACGGAGGAGGATTTCATACGAAAGGTGTGGATCGACGTTCCCATGCCTCTGGAGTACATAAATGAGCCTTTGATCGAAGAACTGGAGCTTTTGGAGCCATTCGGCCAGGGGAATGAAAAGCCTTTGTTTGCTCAAAAGGGACTCTACATCCGAAGTGTCCGGGTTTTAGGAAAAAACAGGAATGCCGTGAAATTTTCCCTTGCAACGGAACAGGGAATACCAATGGATGCCATGCTGTTTGCTGACGGTGATTCCTTTTTAGAAGAGCTGGGAGACAGGCGGGCCCTGGATGTGATCTATTATCCTTCCGTAAATGAATACAATGGAAATAAAACACTGCAGATCGTGATAAAAAATTATAAGATCCCAAAGAGTGTATGA
- a CDS encoding FAD binding domain-containing protein, translating into MIRFKNYVKAENLEEAFVLNQKKSSVIGGGMMWLKVQNRVKMTLVDLSGLGLDGIEEREDEFSIGAMCNLRQLETHEGLNACFNGVFKECTRSIVGVQFRNGATIGGSVFGRFGFSDIITCLLALDTYVELYKGGLVPLDEFCRMKSDRDILVRIHIKKDGRKAAYTSQRMSKTDFPVIACCAARKAGKLYVSVGARPAKAELAVLLEDQGCLREELAKKASEGFTYGTNMRGSGDYRKHLAEIYIKRLLEALDQEER; encoded by the coding sequence ATGATTCGATTTAAAAATTATGTAAAAGCAGAAAACCTGGAGGAAGCCTTTGTGCTGAATCAGAAGAAGAGCAGTGTTATAGGCGGAGGCATGATGTGGCTGAAGGTACAGAACCGGGTGAAGATGACGCTGGTGGACTTATCCGGCCTGGGACTTGACGGGATTGAGGAAAGGGAAGACGAGTTTTCCATAGGTGCCATGTGCAACCTCCGCCAGCTGGAAACCCATGAAGGTCTGAATGCCTGCTTTAACGGCGTTTTTAAAGAGTGCACCCGTTCGATTGTAGGTGTCCAGTTCCGCAACGGAGCGACCATAGGAGGAAGCGTGTTTGGCCGGTTTGGATTTTCTGATATCATCACCTGCCTTCTGGCCCTTGACACCTATGTGGAGCTGTACAAGGGAGGTCTGGTTCCTTTAGACGAATTCTGCCGGATGAAGAGTGACAGGGATATCCTGGTCCGCATTCATATAAAAAAGGATGGAAGGAAAGCGGCCTATACCTCCCAGCGCATGTCGAAAACGGATTTTCCTGTGATTGCCTGCTGTGCGGCAAGAAAGGCTGGAAAGCTTTATGTTTCCGTAGGGGCGAGACCGGCAAAGGCAGAGCTGGCCGTGCTTTTAGAAGACCAGGGTTGTCTTAGGGAAGAGCTTGCCAAAAAGGCATCAGAAGGCTTTACCTATGGTACCAACATGAGGGGAAGCGGAGATTACCGGAAGCATTTGGCTGAAATATATATAAAAAGGCTTTTAGAAGCGCTGGATCAGGAGGAGCGGTAA
- a CDS encoding 2Fe-2S iron-sulfur cluster-binding protein: MEIEFTLNGKLVYEEIADDTTLFQLLRRKACYSVKCGCETENCGLCTVLVNGKSRLSCSLLAARANGCEVVTLEGVEKEAKLFGMYLAEEGVEQCGFCSPGLIMNVLAMEREEVLDDEGIKEYLAGNLCRCSGYMGQLRAIKKYLSRGEDRDEL, from the coding sequence ATGGAGATCGAATTTACACTGAACGGAAAATTGGTGTATGAGGAAATTGCAGATGACACTACCTTATTCCAACTGCTTAGAAGGAAGGCATGCTACAGCGTAAAATGCGGCTGTGAAACGGAAAACTGCGGGCTTTGTACGGTGCTGGTCAATGGAAAATCAAGGCTTTCCTGCTCATTATTAGCTGCCAGGGCAAACGGCTGTGAGGTGGTGACCTTAGAAGGCGTGGAAAAGGAGGCCAAATTGTTTGGAATGTATCTGGCGGAAGAAGGAGTGGAACAGTGTGGATTCTGCAGTCCGGGACTCATTATGAATGTACTGGCAATGGAAAGGGAAGAAGTTCTTGATGATGAAGGGATAAAAGAGTATCTGGCCGGGAATTTGTGCCGGTGCAGCGGCTATATGGGACAGCTTCGGGCTATAAAGAAATATTTAAGCAGAGGAGAAGATAGGGATGAATTATAA
- a CDS encoding sugar nucleotide-binding protein — protein sequence MKKKIMVTGSEGFLGGRIAAYYERDYDVIRVGHRNLDITDEKAVAEYIKDKSPDAVIHCAAISDTRVCENSRLLSEAVNRRGPVNMAKACRETGSRLLFMSSDQIYGGSRQKGPNKETDEVPLINVYGTHKKQAEAEILEILPEGICLRLSWMYDFPVRGLKSNSNLLVNLLRSMVQNRPIRLSVSDYRGITWVQEVVKNIEPAMGLPGGIYNFGSESTLSAYEIGSRVFQILDKNGNRGNFVIPGETGARDNPRNLTMDMGKLKAHGIGFSETVEGFLKCLDASPEYVHALIGESAVEF from the coding sequence ATGAAGAAAAAAATAATGGTCACAGGCTCAGAGGGCTTCCTTGGAGGAAGAATTGCCGCATATTATGAACGGGATTATGATGTGATCCGTGTGGGGCACAGGAACCTGGATATTACGGATGAAAAGGCGGTGGCAGAATATATAAAGGATAAAAGCCCTGATGCGGTGATCCATTGCGCCGCCATATCAGACACCAGGGTATGTGAGAACAGCCGGTTGCTTTCTGAGGCGGTGAACCGGAGAGGACCTGTAAACATGGCCAAAGCATGCAGGGAAACCGGCAGCAGGCTGCTTTTTATGAGTTCAGATCAGATTTATGGGGGTAGCAGGCAGAAAGGACCAAATAAAGAAACTGATGAAGTCCCTCTCATCAATGTTTATGGAACTCACAAAAAGCAGGCGGAGGCTGAGATCCTGGAGATTTTACCTGAGGGAATCTGTCTTCGCCTTTCATGGATGTATGATTTTCCGGTCAGGGGCCTTAAAAGCAACTCCAACCTTCTGGTCAACCTGCTAAGATCCATGGTGCAGAACCGCCCCATCAGGCTTTCGGTTTCCGATTACCGCGGTATTACCTGGGTACAGGAGGTTGTAAAAAACATAGAGCCTGCCATGGGTCTGCCTGGGGGAATCTATAATTTTGGAAGTGAAAGCACCCTTTCCGCCTACGAAATAGGAAGCAGGGTCTTTCAGATCCTTGATAAAAACGGAAACAGAGGAAATTTTGTGATTCCAGGTGAAACAGGTGCCAGGGATAATCCCAGAAATCTGACTATGGATATGGGAAAGCTTAAAGCCCATGGGATCGGCTTTTCTGAAACAGTGGAAGGATTTTTAAAATGCCTTGATGCCAGCCCTGAATATGTTCATGCATTAATAGGAGAATCTGCTGTCGAATTTTGA
- the glyA gene encoding serine hydroxymethyltransferase, with translation MVNEVMKFITGYDKEVGEAIEKECARQRRNLELIASENIVSEPVMMAMGTVLTNKYAEGYPGKRYYGGCEDVDIVETIAIERAKKIFGCDYANVQPHSGAQANMAVFLAMLQPGDTVMGMNLNHGGHLTHGSPVNFSGLYFNIVPYGVNDEGFLDYDEMERLAILHKPKLIVAGASAYGRTIDFKRFREAADKAGAYLMVDMAHIAGLVAAGMHPSPIPYADVVTTTTHKTLRGPRGGMILANQEAADKFNFNKAIFPGTQGGPLEHVIAGKAVCFGEALKPEFKTYQEQVVKNAKALAAALIKQGFNILTGGTDNHLMMIDLRGMEVTGKELQNRCDEVYLTLNKNSVPNDPRSPFVTSGVRVGTPAVTSRGLKEEDMEKIAECIWLAATDFESKADYIRGEVTKICEKYPLYE, from the coding sequence ATGGTAAATGAAGTAATGAAATTTATCACCGGCTACGATAAAGAAGTAGGAGAAGCCATTGAAAAGGAATGTGCAAGACAGAGAAGAAATCTGGAACTGATTGCATCGGAAAACATTGTTTCAGAACCGGTCATGATGGCAATGGGAACCGTACTTACCAACAAGTATGCAGAAGGCTATCCGGGAAAGCGTTATTATGGCGGCTGTGAGGATGTGGACATCGTTGAAACCATTGCCATAGAGCGTGCGAAAAAGATATTTGGCTGTGATTATGCCAACGTTCAGCCTCATTCCGGGGCTCAGGCCAACATGGCGGTCTTTCTTGCCATGCTTCAGCCAGGGGATACGGTTATGGGCATGAATTTAAACCATGGCGGTCACTTAACCCATGGAAGCCCCGTTAACTTTTCCGGTTTGTATTTTAATATTGTCCCTTACGGCGTAAATGATGAGGGCTTTCTTGATTATGATGAGATGGAAAGGCTTGCAATTTTGCACAAGCCCAAATTAATTGTGGCAGGTGCCAGTGCCTACGGAAGGACCATTGACTTTAAGAGATTCCGTGAGGCTGCGGACAAGGCAGGAGCCTATCTTATGGTGGATATGGCCCATATTGCCGGACTTGTTGCGGCCGGAATGCATCCCAGTCCTATCCCATACGCGGATGTAGTGACAACCACCACTCATAAGACTCTCCGCGGACCGAGAGGCGGAATGATTTTAGCAAATCAGGAAGCTGCGGATAAATTTAACTTTAATAAGGCTATTTTCCCCGGAACCCAGGGCGGTCCTTTGGAGCATGTGATCGCGGGCAAGGCTGTCTGCTTTGGTGAAGCCTTAAAGCCTGAGTTTAAGACTTATCAGGAGCAGGTGGTGAAAAATGCAAAGGCCCTGGCTGCTGCCCTGATCAAGCAGGGATTCAACATCCTGACAGGCGGTACGGATAACCATCTGATGATGATTGATTTAAGAGGAATGGAGGTAACCGGAAAAGAACTGCAGAACCGCTGTGATGAGGTTTATCTTACCCTGAACAAAAATTCAGTGCCAAATGACCCAAGAAGCCCGTTTGTAACTTCTGGTGTCCGTGTGGGAACACCTGCTGTTACCTCAAGAGGTTTAAAGGAAGAGGATATGGAAAAGATCGCGGAGTGTATCTGGCTGGCAGCTACGGATTTTGAAAGTAAAGCTGATTACATCAGAGGTGAAGTGACAAAGATTTGTGAAAAATATCCGCTGTATGAATAA
- a CDS encoding cyclic nucleotide-binding domain-containing protein: MKKYSMYEIPKSLGAAGEERHFPAGKNIFHVDERITHCYLILSGMVKIYIDHENGRRSILDFAGKGDWLGELSLFRQEDYIKENKVMEDVVCLEFELDRLKEICQKDAQVSYYFASYIANKLMVRSYRLSEYLNYSLEKRLASFIFKYQQNGKYTIPHTDVSEYMNISYRHVLFVMKKFCDDGILKKDKGYRIMDYERLKEISDGFVS; the protein is encoded by the coding sequence GTGAAAAAATACAGTATGTATGAAATACCGAAAAGCCTTGGTGCGGCCGGAGAAGAACGGCATTTTCCTGCTGGAAAGAATATCTTTCATGTGGATGAAAGGATCACTCATTGCTATCTGATCCTTTCCGGAATGGTAAAAATCTATATTGACCATGAGAACGGACGCCGGTCCATTCTTGATTTTGCAGGAAAGGGAGACTGGCTTGGTGAGCTTTCTTTATTCCGTCAGGAGGATTACATCAAGGAGAATAAGGTGATGGAGGATGTGGTCTGTCTGGAGTTTGAACTTGACCGGTTAAAAGAAATCTGCCAAAAGGATGCGCAAGTTTCCTATTACTTTGCGTCCTATATTGCCAATAAGCTGATGGTCAGGAGTTACCGGTTGAGTGAATACTTAAATTATTCCCTGGAAAAAAGACTGGCTTCCTTTATTTTTAAATATCAGCAGAATGGGAAATACACCATACCCCATACGGATGTTTCGGAGTATATGAATATCAGCTACCGCCATGTACTCTTTGTCATGAAGAAGTTTTGTGATGACGGAATTCTTAAAAAGGATAAGGGATACCGAATCATGGATTATGAAAGACTGAAAGAAATTTCCGACGGTTTCGTATCATAG